ACATTTACTAAACTGTCAAATACAATATTCTAGCAGGATAGTACATGTTTCAGTGGTTATGTGAAGATTTCTTTATAAATAAcctattttctttattgtaAAGACCATTAATAGTATCTACTAGATAATCTGATTGAGTGAAGCATTTACTGCTGGTCGTTGGTGtttgaaaccaaaaaaactATATGCTTATCTAAACTGAACCAAAATATACAATTGAAAGTAAGCATGATTTTTGCTGTCCCTGATGGataaaattttataaagGCTTCAACAACTGtgttgccaaaaaaaaaattcatctttttctttagtCTTATTACACTTGATGCTAAAAATGCCCTCCCAGGcttataattataatatcaataaatattcaGTTTATAAATCAGACACAAACTCATGGTATCACTATCCACAAAGGACTAATTTATCAGTAACATTTGTCTATAATGGTGATCAGGCTGATCAAATTGATGTTATTGTTCATTGGAAAGGCTCAAATTTGGTACGTATACTCTTTCTTGTCTATAGTTTTCAGCTATTCAtttgtgtttgtttattatacTAGAATTTTTAACTAACTAGACAATCAAATAAGGATAATTTTAATCTTTTCAATACCAATAAATGTAAAACAACGGTATTGTGTAGAAAACCTTGCATTGGGGTTAAGCAAGTGAATAATAATGGAATAGTTTTCAAACGATTCCAAATCAGCTTGATCAATGAGGTGACAAGCAATTTTGACACATGCTGTACTATGTTGAGAGgatttaattttcaaataaagaTCAAGGATAACATGAATGAAACCAAAGCTCAATCTCAACAAAATAATGGTAACATACAATCAAATGACTCACAAATCGTTCAACCAATCCAATCCATTTCTGATACACAAATGTACCCATTGATACAACCTGCATCCcaaattccaattcaattacCATCACAAAATATGGCATCATGTTTTTCCTCTTTCTCAACACAACCACTGCAACCACCATCACAGATTATTGAGCcacaaatttatcaattattttctCAACCAGGTCATGTTATGCACCAAGGCAAAATTCCTGAAACTACTAATAAAGTTGTATCTACCAATTTGACAATTGATGCAACGACGCAAACCTTACCAAGAAAATTACAATCTGTTTTTCTAGATgatataaatgaattgaaaaaaattagtaattcttctttaagATCAGTTATCAAAACCCTGTTACAACGGAAAGATTTTTTAGATTTGATAGATCGATTAGATAAAATAATTACtgatatttgaaaattttaaaaagaagaagtcATTTCCTAATTTATCTGTTATCGTTTGgtcaaaataataaatgttcTAATATAATATAGTTAGTGACAAATAAATAGCTTTCTTTAGAAATCAACCCTTAATCAATATCAAGTTAATTTCAGTGAACAAGAATCGACTTTTTTGTATGATCAAGTAAACAAAGCCTGTGCTTAATTTATAAGTTGAGAGTATGATTAATTCCCTCTTTCAGCAGGATTCCACAAGCTGAAAGCATTAACCTAGCTGGTTTATAAATAAAGGGCCATTTTGAAACTCAACAACGGGCGTGTGGCGTAGTTGGTAGCGCGTTCCCTTAGCATGGGAAAGGTCATGAGTTCGACTCTTATCTCGTCCagcttatttttttaatttggttatatattttacattcatattatcaatttctaaatatattttacCATTAATTTAAGCTAGCTAGTATTGGTAAGAGTTTTGTGggtgattttttttatgttaaaattgtttgcaaaaattcaccaaaaaaatggaTTTCGTATATGGTAGCCGCAAATCAGTTGTTACTTAATTTAAAGACCAACTTTTAGTCTCTAAATGCTGTACTTCGAAAGTGCCCAAACTTAAGGTTCTTacattttatttgattgatatgTACATGATACTCTATGAATCACACTACGAACtgagaacaaaaaaaactactaaataaagaaagagaGCCTTGGAAACttcattattgttgtcaGTTAAgtcatttaaaaaaaacattcaACATTACAAttgtaacaacaacaaaaaagaaaacacaAAACAACTAAGTCTTTGATATCTAGCTACATCATCATAAAGTTCAAACCCATTCAATAggttttttcaaaacttgcAATAATTTGTCTTCCTCTGATCCTGGTTCAGGATGATGGTCGTACACCCAACTTGCGGTTGCTGGTAATGACATTAAAATACTTTCAACTCGAGACCCTGGAGTTTGCAATCCAAATTGAGTACCACGATCTAAGACcaaattaaattcaacGTATCTTCCTCTTCTAATTTGTTGCCAATTTTTCTGTTCTGGAGTATAAGGAGtgtcttttcttttagcAACGATTGGGGCATAGGCTGGGATAAATGCATCAAAACatgattcaacaattttcaatatttcatCAGCAGGTTTACTATCGAAATCATCGAAAAAGATCCCACCAATACCTCTAGTTTCACCACGATGTttgataaagaaatattCATCACAccattttttgtatttagGGTACAATTCCGGATCAAATTTATCCAAGGCATCTTTATGTTGTTGATGGAACCATTTGGCATCTTCTTCATACAAATAAGATGGAGTTAAATCGGCCCCACCACCAAACCACCATGTTTGGATTTCATTAGTTTCAGGATCACtggtttcaaaatatctATAGTTGGCATGAGTAGTTGGGGCATGAGGGTTAATTGGATGAATAACCAATGATAATCCACAAGCGAAAAAGTTGACACTACCATCCTTGGATGATCCTTTCAAATTAGAGTGATCAGCTCTCATTCTTTCAACAGCCTGTGGTGGTAATTTTCCGTGCACAATTGAGATATTCACTCCACCCTTTTCAAATGTAGTACCATTCTGTAAAACCATTGATtgaccaccaccaccattgtCACCTCTTAACCAAGTATCGGTGTGAAATTTAACTGTGTCTAATTCGGCAATAGCATCGgtgatttgttgttgtttcaaaCGGATAAGTGCTTCCATTCTTTCTCTAATTGGGAAAGACGTGTCATGAATTTGTTCAGTGGTGACCATGATTGAGTATGTGTCTATCTGTATGTATGTGTGTGCGTATTTGTTTGAGTGGGTAGGTGTTAGGAAATTGGATTGTTAGTTTTCTTATATCTTTATTTCTCTTATTCAGGCAAGggagagaaagaaaaaaaaaaggaagtGGGAAAAAACTATTGACTTTTATAGAGAAAGAAGATAATTAGAAAAGAACAATGtagttttcaataaatgaGACAATTAATTGcaaaattaagaaaattaacaaaaaagaaaaatcagATAATTAGCAGAACAATTGCTCAACTTTGaattgttgtggttgttatttcaaattattcttcaattatCACTTGACgtgtcaaaaaaaaaaaattggacTTGCAAAATTCTCAAGTTGCAgatcatttgtttttaattttttgtttggcGTTGTCGTTGtcgttattgttattggtgTTGTGGGATGATGATCTCAGtacaaaccaaaaaaaaagagagaaggtggtggtgatcGTTCCAGCAGTGTGttaaaatttatcaattacaagtaaaaaaaaaaaggcaTACCCAACACCAATCTTTGAATGAACTTTTAGAATACGACGAGGATGAGAGAAGTTTCATAGTTTGTCAGTTAAGATATGAACGACCAAGAAGTAAGATAGATGTGTAATTGgccatcaccaccaccttaTTTAGCTAGTCGTGTAAAACATGACAATCGTAAAATATCAACTCACTTTTTCGTTTCTAATTGAACTTTGAGCACACAATATGAATCTTTCCCAACTCCAAAGCCTTCTCAATTTTCCACCTCACTTCCCCCTCCAAATATATTTTCATGTCACCTGAAATGATAATCACACcattttaataattatttggtTGTTGGGGTTGacttctttattttttttttgtcaattattattaccaatCCAGTTATTTTAATTGGTTTGATCCAAATGATTTActactattgttgttattgttgttgagtgGAAATACAAAAACGACTCCATGATAATTATTGGATCAgttgattaattgaaacaggcttttatttttcttcccCTTTCTTTACTTTTGTGTCGTAATAGTTACCATTTctttcaagtttttttttgttgccAACTTGTTGATCCCCATTATCAACTGATGAACTGTTCGTTCATATAGGATATTAGTTTTAGGCcgaaaaaaatggaaatgaGTGAATCTGACTAAACCCAACTTGCATTCAGATTCGCTTTAATATGCATAACCACATCTTACGTCTAAATCTACTTCCTATATCTTACAATTGAAATCCATGGTTCTAAAGTCATACGATTTATTATACGATCTAAAgcagttttttttttaccagTATTTTGAGTTCCCTCTAATGTACGGCCTAATATAATTGTAACTAATATATTAACAACAAGCTAAATAATTCTATTCTACTTTTAATTCCAATTACATCCTTTTCCTTAGCAAGTTTTTCTTCTACTTCTTTTGATATTACCAGCATCAAGTTGTTATTCTTCCTTTCTATGTTTGATTCTACTTTCTCTATTGCCTTTGGGAACTCTAGCTAAccaataaaagaaaatcgCAAGAGCAAcattaataacaataaatgCATTAAAAATACCGTAGTTTCTCCACCGTTGACTAAATAATGCATTGACCGATTTCAAGAACGTATTGGTTTCATCCATTGTACAATAGCTACATGTCCCTGACTCTGCAGCACCATTGTTTGACTGTAATAGATAACCTCCATGCATCGTTATAAATACCAGCATGTATTCTTGACAAGTTTGACCTGCAGGCGGCTCAATAACCACATATTCATGCTCAGAACATACAACTCTGGTATTGGCCAACCCGGTGGATAATATTGCTTGAATTAGGTAAGTAAATGGATTGCATCGATACATGAAGATCCAAAATCGTGGTAGCTGACTGGGTCCAGCCAAGACCCCACAAAACATCAAACataatgaaaacaataaatttgCCAAATTAGCCGCAGCATCAGGTAGCTCAAGAAACGAATTACATAAATGTCCCATGGTCGAAACATAAACATAAAATGATACCTGCAATAACCAAGTTAAGACTCCACGACTGACCACTTGGTTGGTTGGCTCAGCATTAACATATAACCCAACTGGATAAtaccaacaaaaatatgCAATGGTACCAAGAACTATTTGGAAAGGAATTTCCGAAGTTATCTGTGCAGCAATAAACGCAAACCAACTAAAAGTCCTAGCAGGGGATTCTCTAACTTCAAATAAATCTCGTTGCTTCACATAAAATGGTAGCATTTGTTGCAACAAAGTATTGAATGGAATAAATGACATGAAAATGGCAAACATTTGATTCTGTAACCCTTGGATAGTTTTATCTGCTTTAAAAAAGGAAAACCCATTGAATAATGACGACGAAACCACCAAGAAAAGTTTGGAATAAATGTACCCTGGAGTTCGCCAATCTTCAACTATAGTTCTCCACGTTACCAACAAATATTGTTTCCAAAGTGGACACGCATATGTCAATCGggattctttttcatcacgTCCATTAGATGACAGCGGTAACGgtgataattttgataacTCAATTTCCATTCTACTAATTTCGTCTTTAACAACTTGATATTCATTAGAGTTTCTCCATACGTCAAAATAATCTTGCTTAGCATGAGATCCAGGAGCAGCACCAACAACTTCTAACATCCATTCTGCTGGATTGGCTTCCTTAGGACATGGATCAGCACCATTTCTTTCGAAATAATTAATCATGGTTTGGCAATTCTGTCCCAACTCTCCAAAATACACCGTTTGACCACCtttttgcaaaaataaaagtcTATCAAATTCAGCCATAATAAGAGCTGATGGTTGATGAATGGTACACAATATAGCTTGTCCATGATTAGCCAACTTTCTCATCAATTTACAAATCGACCAGGCAGTTTGAGAGTCTAACCCTGATGTCGGTTCATCTAAgaata
The sequence above is a segment of the Candida albicans SC5314 chromosome 3, complete sequence genome. Coding sequences within it:
- a CDS encoding uncharacterized protein (Ortholog of C. dubliniensis CD36 : Cd36_83980, C. parapsilosis CDC317 : CPAR2_102620, Candida tenuis NRRL Y-1498 : CANTEDRAFT_134550 and Debaryomyces hansenii CBS767 : DEHA2D12100g) gives rise to the protein MPSQAYNYNINKYSVYKSDTNSWYHYPQRTNLSVTFVYNGDQADQIDVIVHWKGSNLDNFNLFNTNKCKTTVLCRKPCIGVKQVNNNGIVFKRFQISLINEVTSNFDTCCTMLRGFNFQIKIKDNMNETKAQSQQNNGNIQSNDSQIVQPIQSISDTQMYPLIQPASQIPIQLPSQNMASCFSSFSTQPSQPPSQIIEPQIYQLFSQPGHVMHQGKIPETTNKVVSTNLTIDATTQTLPRKLQSVFLDDINELKKISNSSLRSVIKTSLQRKDFLDLIDRLDKIITDI
- the HEM13 gene encoding coproporphyrinogen oxidase (Coproporphyrinogen III oxidase; antigenic; on yeast cell surface, not hyphae; iron-regulated expression; Hap43, macrophage-repressed; farnesol-induced; possibly essential; flow model biofilm induced; rat catheter, Spider biofilm repressed), with protein sequence MVTTEQIHDTSFPIRERMEALIRLKQQQITDAIAELDTVKFHTDTWLRGDNGGGGQSMVLQNGTTFEKGGVNISIVHGKLPPQAVERMRADHSNLKGSSKDGSVNFFACGLSLVIHPINPHAPTTHANYRYFETSDPETNEIQTWWFGGGADLTPSYLYEEDAKWFHQQHKDALDKFDPELYPKYKKWCDEYFFIKHRGETRGIGGIFFDDFDSKPADEILKIVESCFDAFIPAYAPIVAKRKDTPYTPEQKNWQQIRRGRYVEFNLVLDRGTQFGLQTPGSRVESILMSLPATASWVYDHHPEPGSEEDKLLQVLKKPIEWV